The genomic region CAGCAATTTCCTCTTCAGAAATTTCCTCTATTTTTTCTATCCCTTTACTAGAAGAACCAATTACATAACCTTTATTCCCAATTTTCAATAAAATTATGGAATTATCCTTAGATATGTTTGTCCTTTCTAGAACTTTTATATATTTCCCTTGATTAATCTTATTTAATTTACTGTTACTAATTTTTATAAGTATAAACATCAATCCAAAAACTACTATTAAAGCAAATAGTAATTTTATCATTAATACTGCTAATTCCATTAACATTCTACCTTCTATTATTGAACTATAATTTCGCTAATATAAACATCAATAAGCCTTCCTGAAGTTAACTTAGCATTTATTCTTTCTAATAATGTACCTTTTAGTATAGCTTCATTTGCCGGCTCAAAATCCTTTGCCTTACAAGATTTAAAATAAAAATTTGCTATATCCTTAATTGCAACTGCTTTTTCAGTTAATTCTGCAGCTAGATCTTTATTTAATGTATCGTAACTTATAGATAAATTAAGCTTAACATATCTTCTTTCTTTTTCATCACTTAAATTAACAAAAATCTCGCCAACTTCATAATAAGCTTCTTTAATATATACTGGTTCATTTGCAGCACTTTTATTCATTGCAAAATATGTACCAGCAAAAACTCCTCCTCCAATTGCTGCTATTATTACAAAGATTATTAAAAATAATTTTCCCATACTCTTTTTATCTTCTTTATTCTTAGCCATTATTTTCACCCTCCTGAGATGTTATTATCAAAATATTAACTCTTCTATTTTTAGCCATATTTTCATAAGTATCATTTGGCGCAACTGGGTGATATTCACCGTATCCAGAAGCACTGAACCTAGTTGGATCAAGCCCTCTTGCTTCAACAAAATATCTTACAACATTTACTGCTCTATCTGCAGACAATTCCCAGTTAGAAGGAAAGTCATATGTGTTTATTGGAATATTATCTGTATGCCCCTCTACTAAAATATCATTATCCAAATTACTTAATAAATCACTTACCTTATTCAAAATCATCTTACTATCTTCTCTTAGCTGGGAGCTAGCAGATTCAAATAATATATTATCCTTTAATTGTACAAGAACTCCTCTCTCATTATCTTCAATAGTAACAATATCTTTAAGTTCCTGGTTATTGCTTAGAAAATCTTTTGCTTCTTTATATGTCTGTTCTTTCTTTGTTAAGACACCTTCACCCTCTATGTCTGATTCTCCACCTATTAATGGAACTTCTCCATCATATAAATCAAATTGAAGTATAGAGCTCCCACCACCATTTAAAGCTTCTAAAACTACTTTACTAGCACTTTCATTATTTTGGGAAGTTATTACAAATAGTAAGACAAAAAATGTCATAAGTAATGTAACTGTATCAGAATAAGTAGACATCCACTCATTTCCACTAAGTCCTTCACTTTTCTTTTTTTCTCTTGCCATTAAATAACAACCCCTTTGTCATTCTCAACATTATTTTGTAAATACTCTAGCTTTTCTTTTGGAGGTAAATATGTAATAAGTTTTTCTTCTACTATTCTTGGGTTTACACCGGATTGTATTGCAAGAATTCCCTCTAACATCATTTCCTTCTCTTCTACTTCCTTATTATTTTTTTGTTGTAAATTTGTATATATTGGAAGACATATCATATTGGCAATAACTGATCCATAGAAAGTTGTTATTAAAGCAACTCCCATCCCCTTTGTAATATTCGCTATATCACTTACATTGGCAAGCATTTGAATAAGTCCAATAAGTGTTCCAAGCATACCAAAGGCTGGAGCGTATGCCCCCCAAGTTTGGAACATTCCTGCACCTCTTTCGTGTCTTGCTTGCATCTCTGCTATTTCTAATTCTAATATTTCTCTTATCAACTCTGGTTCCACACCATCAACAACCATTTGAAGTCCCTTTTTAATAAATGGATCTTCCATAGCATTTATTTCATCTTCTAAAGATAATAAACCCTCTCTTCTTGCTTTCTTTGAAATATCAGTAAATTGTACTATAATTTCTTTTGGAGAAGAGTTAGCTTCTTTAAAAGCCTGCATAAAAACTTTGCCAATATTTTTCACTTCAGATAATGTATAAGTCATCAATAATGCAGAAATTGATCCGCCTCCTGTTATCAATAAAGAAGCAAAATCCCAGAACAACATTAGTGGTCCTCCTTCAACTATACCATATACCACTAGTGCTATACCAAGAACCAAACCTACTCCGGTTAAAATATCTGTTTTCTTCATATAATCTGCCTCCCACTATAACCTATATGTAACAATTTTATTTTTATATTTTAGGACTTCGTCTACTACTTCTTCTACACTTTCTAACACTATATATTTCTTTCCATTTGTAAGGGTTATTAAAGTTTCAGGTACTTCTTCAATTTTTTCAATATGATCAGCATTTAATACAAATTTTTTATTATTCATAGCTGTTACTTCTATCATAAAAACACCCCATTATATCAATTGATAATTGACAATTGACAGTTGTCAATTGTCAATTATTCATTGTTTTAACTATCTTTTTAAGTTTATTATTTCTTGAAGGATTTCGTCTCCAGTAGTTATCATTTTTCCAGCCGCTTGGAAAGCTCTACTTGCTACAATCATATCTGTAAATTGTTCTGCTAAATCAACGTTTGACATTTCAAGCATACCTTGATTTGTTGAGCCGTAACCACTTGAGTTATCATCTTCGATTGTTCCAACACCACTCTTAATAACAGCTTCACCTGAGTTTACAGAAGCACTATACATATTTCCACCATTCTTAGTTAGACCTTCTGCATTTCTAAAAGAAGCTAATGCTATTTGGCCAAGTGCAGCAACTCTACCATCCTCTAAAACACCGTTAATAATACCATTTATATCTATAGTAAAACTCTTAACTCTCAATTCTTCATCTGAGCCCGGCATTTTAACTTTTTCAGGAATTCTTAAAGTTTTTAATTCACCATCATAAGCTTTTAGATCTAAAGTTGCATCTACGAAATAAACATTCCCATTATCATCTATACTTTCTGCTGGGGTACCTCCAGTTATTATTCCTGATGGACCGTTTGTAGTAATAGTATTTAAATTTGCATTATCAGAAGAAACTTTTACACTTTGTGATATTCCTGCTTTAGATAAAGCTTTATTTACTGCTACTTCAATTTGTGCAGTTGTTAAAGCATTTTCAGTTGTAAAATCTCCATTAATTGTGATTGTCTTAGTATTATTATCTACTTCTGCTGATGTAACTGTACCAGCATCTCTTGTACCTATAACAAATCTATAACCATTTAATTGAGAACCAGGTCCAAAATTAAACTTTAAACTGTTATCAACATCATCTATTGTTACTTCCCCTGGTGAAAGTGCTGTTGGAGTTTTTGAATTGTCATCATTAGTTAACGAATATCCAAGTATTCTATAACCATTAGCGGTTAATAGGTTCCCTTCTTCGTCTAATGTAAAAGCTCCGTCTCTAGTATAGAATATTTCACTAGCTGATTCTACGCCTTGTGCAACAAAATTATGTGTTCCTACCTTATGATTTACTTTCAAAGAATCATCAAATACTGTTGGCCCTTTACTTACCATAAAGTAACCTGTACCATCGATTGCAACATCTAAAGCTCTGTTAGTAGGCTGCATTGAACCTTGAGTCATAATATTAGCAATACTAGCCAATTGTACTCCAAGACCAACTTGTTTAGCATTTGTTCCCCCTTGCTTAATTGAAGGAGCCATTGCATCAGAAATATTTTGACTTAACATATCACTAAATCTTGCTGTTGAAGATTTAAATGCTGTTGTTCCTACATTTGATATATTATTACCTATAACATCTAGTTTAGTTTGATTTACTTTCATACCGCTAATCCCGGAATATAATGATTTTAACATAATTGACCTCCTAAATATTTTATTTTCTTACTTCTGTCATTCCATAAGAATAAGCTTCCTATTTTAGGTCCAGCTTATAAAAGAACTACACTATCAACATTTGTAAAGATATTCTCCTTTGATCTTTCCTTTTCAACCGCAGTAATTAAGGTCTTATTTTCAATGCTGGCTATCAATGCTACATCTTTATATAACATCACTGAATTTCTTGAGCCCTTATTTTCAGCCAGCTTAAAACCTCTGCCAATGGCCTTCATATCTTCAGAAGTAAAATTTAGACCACTTAATCTTTCTGCAGCATGTTTAGATATTGTGTAATCACTTTGAGTTTTAGTTATTTCATTTTTTAAAACATCATTGAAATTTAACTTATCTTTTTTATTTAAATTACTAGCACCAGCATCCTCTGGCAATTGAAAATTACCAACAGGATAAGCTCTGCCATTTATTACTCTAAAGCCCATGAAATCACCTGCTTTTTACTCACTATTAAATTATCAACTATAATTTTATCCCTACAGCTCTTCAACACTTCCTACAGCCTTAGTAATTTTCTCAAAATTAAATTCTTTAATTTCACCAGTTCCATCTAATTTAACTCTAACATTTATTGTGTTTCCGTCTCTTAATACTCCTAGAACTTGTCCAACTAAATTATTACCATCATCATCTTTTTCGCTTAATTCTACAAATTTATTAATAAGTGAAGTTGCTGTTAAAAAGGATGTATTTCTATTAAGATTTATTAATGAAGCTTGAGTAGTATCTTCTACATCTAATACTGAAGCAACACTGGACAAATCAAAATCCTTATATACATTTTTTCCATCTTCATTAACTTCAACAGATATGGTTGTTCCATAAGCAGTAGTTGTAACCGCCCTTACTATACCCGTATATTGAACACCTTGATTATCATATGCATTTAATACAACTCCTCTTCCAATCATTGCATTATTTGCATAATTTGTCATAGTACTATTTAAATTACTCAATTGTTCCATTTGTGCAAATTGTGCCATTTGTGTAACATATTGAGTTGAATCTACATTTCCAGTAGGATCTAGATTTGAAAGTTCTGCTGCAAGAATAGTTAAGAATGCATTTTTATTCATTTCTTCGCCTGGTTTTACAATTCTAGTTCCTCTGTCAGTTGCTCTATTAATATTATAATTATTTATACTAGTAGTCATTATCTCCCTCCTAAGCTAGGATATTTAAATTATTATCCATTATCTGAAGATCTATTTCTTCTTCTAGCTCTCCTTCTGAATATATTCCAGTAACTTTATTATCAGATTTTTTATTTTGCGAAGAAGAATTTTGCTTTTCACCACTAAAGAATGTAGTATCTTCATTGTAAATATTTATTGATACCTCTTGAATTTTTATATTTTGCTCTTGTAAATTATTTCTTATTTCTTGAAGATTTGCATTTAACAAATTATAAGTTTCCTTAGAAGTAGCTCTAAGTTCTGCCTTCATTATACCTTCTTCCGAAATAATTTTAATTGTTAGTTCTCCAAGTTCCTTAGGATAAATCTTAATACTTAATTCTTCCATATTATTCTTAATCATGTATTTAACACTTTGAATAATATCAGAATTAAAAGTATGCCTATAGATTCCCTTCGGCTCAACAATAATTTCACTAGGATTTTGAATAGATTTATTAACTGAAGCTAATAAACTAGCAAAGGAATTCTTATCATCTTCTCCTAAAATCTTTAATAATAGCTTATCTTCTTCAGCAATTTCATCCTTTAAATTAAATTCATATCCATCTTCATTAGCTTCATTATTAGAAGCTATCCTTATGGATATAGGAGACATTAACTCATGAGAATTATCAAACTTTGAAGCTTCCTCATTATTTTTAATAGAAGTTAAGGCCTTCATTAATTCTGTCTTTTCATCCTTATTCATAGAATTAACCATAGAAGTTATATCTTCTTGTGAAAGTGAATTAACTATCTCTATTAACTTATCATTAAGGTTATCAACTTTTAAATTAAATGCAGTGTCTTCTTCTAAAGAATTATTATTTTCTAATGCCTCTATTAATAAACCTTTAATTATTTCTAAATTATCAATAATGCTTGTTGCTTCATTTAAATTAGAATTTTTCTTATCTAAATTAGCTGCTATATTTATTGCATCATTTAAAACAGCACTATTCCTTTCATTCCCATAAAATAGTTCATTTAGTATTCCTTCTATACCATTATCAATAATTTGATTGTTATCATTGAAAATACTTTCTCCGTTAATATCGAAATTTGTAATAAAAGATTTATTATCATTTTCTACATTGATATCAAGACAATTACTATCACTAATAATTAAATTATTATAAGAATTTTCATTGATAGAATTGTCATTATAAAGTAAATTAGATAATAAAATTAATACATCTGAAATACTTTTTAAATCTACTTCCTCTTCATCAAAATTTTCATCTATAACCTTAACTACTTTTTCGATAACTTCTTCCAGAGACTTCTTATCAACAACAATTTCTTTTTCAACTGTATCTTGTTTTAATTCATTTTTTTCTCTAGACACAACTGCTTTTTCGCTTTTGAATTTAATCCCTCTTTCATTAACTTCCTTGTTCAATAAGTCATTAAAGCTATTTTTATCCTTAATTTCATTATTTGAGATTTTAGAGCTATTTGATTTTAAATCTGTATTTTGAATATTAATTTTAAGCTGATTTAATATATCTAAGTTCACCATTTTTTCACCTCCTTTCAAAGTTAATTGTCCAAAGACAATTAATAATTCACCCTTTAAGATGCATAATGCAAAATCATGTTAACATTAATATTTAATTGTGAATTGATTTGTTATTTCTAACGTAAGCATACAATGCCATTTCATCTAGCTGTAATTGCTCAATCCTGTCTAATTCTTTATAATATGCCACTTTCTTTTTTTCTTTCAAAATATCAACTGTTTTTCTTTCAATTTGCTTCTCTATTAATTCTTTTCTTTTTATATCAAGTTCTTTTGTTTTTGCAATAAGTTCTTTTTCTGTTTGTTCTATTCCTTTATTTAAGGCGAATAAATAATTTTTTTTAATTTTTTGATATATCAAGTCTTCACCTGGACGAATACCATTGTATTTTTCATAATTTTCTTTTAGAGCATCCAGCCTTTGCTCAGTTTCCTGCTTCTCTTTTTGAGTTTTAGTGAATTTTCTTTTACTTTCCTCTTCTTTTTCTTTTCTTATATCAAGAAGTTTTTCTAAACTGAATTTGAATTTTTGTGCCATTATTTATCACCTTTTAATTATTAAATATTGAAATTAAATTATTAATAGAAGTATTAAAATCACTCTTTTCTTCTATACCCTGTTTTAAGAATTTGTTTATACTTTCAATATACTTAATTGCTAAATCTATTTTCTTATTGCTTCCTTTTACATAGGCTCCTAAATTAATTAAATCCTCGGCATCTTTATAAGTAGCAAGTAAATCTCTCGCATAGGAAGCCGAAACTTTATGCTTCTCTTCTGCAATATTGGACATAAGTCTACTTATACTATTTAAAACATCAATAGCCGGATAATGGTTCTTGTGCGCTAAAGCTCTAGATAAAACAATGTGTCCATCTAAAATACCTCTAACAGCATCTGCAATTGGTTCATTAAAATCATCTCCATCAACCAAAACAGTGTAAAAAGCTGTTATAGATCCTTTATCCGATGTACCTGGTCTTTCCATAAGTTTAGGCAGCTTTGCAAACACAGAAGGAGTATATCCCTTTTGAGCTGGAGGTTCCCCTATTGCTAGTCCAATTTCTCTTTGAGCCATAGCAAATCTTGTTACAGAGTCCATCATAAGTATTACTTTTTTACCTTGATCCCTAAAATATTCCGCAATAGCTGTAGCTGTTAAGGCTCCTTTTATTCTAATTAGAGCTGGTTTATCAGAAGTTGCACAAACAACTACTGATTTTTTCATTCCTTCTGGCCCTAAATCTTTTTCTATAAACTCTAATACTTCCCTACCTCTTTCTCCAATTAGAGAAATAACATTCACATCTGCTTCTGCTTCTCTAGCAATCATCCCAAGAGTTGTACTTTTACCTACACCTGATCCCGCAAAAATACCAATTCTTTGTCCTTCTCCAACCGTTAAAAATCCATCTATTGCTCTTACACCAGTTGGAAGAATATCTTTAATTCTTTTTCTTTTCAAGGGATCTGGCGGCTGGTTTTCCAGGGGATATCCTACACCATCAATTATTTTTTCCTCAGTAAGAGGGTTACCTAGTCCATCTAATACTTTTCCTATAAGTTCATCAGAACATCTTACTTCAAGAGGCCTTCTTTCTGGAACAACTCTACACCCTGGTGATACACCAATAAGCTCCCCTAAAGGCATAAGTAGGACTGCATCTTCTCTAAAACCTACTACTTCACACTTGATAGGTTGATTATCTAAGTTATAAATTGTACAAAGTTCTCCAACAAAAGCCTTTACTCCTTGTACTTCTATTGTAAGTCCTATAACCTGCTTAACAGTCCCCTCCTGATATTTTGTGTAAACTTCTCCAACTCTTTTTTTTATTGAATCAAAATCTATATACATAATGCCTCACCTAAATTATTTAAATAATGCTTCTTCTAATTTTTCTAAAGCTATATCCATTCCTATAACTGCTTTTCCAGACTTCTTTTCAATAATAGCATTACCTTCTTCCATTAATGGATCCTCTAATATGAAAATCTCCCCTTTAATTGAATAAGCCTTTTTATAATATTCAATTTTATCTTCGATAGGCTTTATATGAAGCTTATTGCATCTAATTATAATATTTTCTTCATTTTTAGATTCATTTAGTATATCTTCTATTAATGGCATAATGCCTTCATCTTTTTTTAATTCTCTTCCAGCAATGGCTTTAGCCATTTCAAAGGCTAATTTAACTATTTCTTTTTCTTTTTCATTTATATATCTTTGATATTCAGCATTTGCTAAAGCTAATATTCTTTCAGCATTTTCAATCTTTTCTTTCACTTTATCTTTTGTTTCTTGTTTTACTCTTTCAATGCTTTCTTTATAGCCTTTATCAAATCCATCTTCATAACCATTTTGTTTTCCTTGAACATAGCCATTTTCATAAGCTTCTCTTTCTATTTCAACGGCATTACGTCTACTTTCCATTAAAATTGATTCAGCATCAGACTTTGCTTTTTTTATTATATCTGCTCCTAACTTTTCATAACTTGCCTTAATATCAATTTCAATTTCTTTTGATTTATCTACTTCTTCTTCTCTTTTTTTTCTCACATAATTTGTTTCAATTTGTTTATTATTACTAGCTACAGCAACCTTATTTTTAATAAGATTATAAGATAATTGCATCTTCGCCACCTCTTGAAATTATTATTTCCTGAGCATCATCCAATCTTCTAATAATTGAAACAATCTTTTGCTGAGCTTTTTCAACATCCATTAACCTAACAGGTCCTAAGAATTCCATATCTTCCTTAAGGGCAGCAGCAGCTCTCTTAGATTGATTTCTGAAAATTGCATTAGCAACTTCATCAGAACATCCTTTAAGAGCAAGGGCAAGTTCTTTACCATCAACCTCTCTAAGAACTCTTTGAATTGATATATCGTCAAGAGTAACAATATCTTCAAATACGAACATTGAGCTCTTAATTAAATCTGCTAATTCTGGATCTTCTCTTTCTAAACTTTCAGTAATATTCTTTTCTGTAGTTCTATCCACTTGATTTAAAATATCAACTAAAGATTCTACTCCTCCTAAAGAAGTCATTTCACTTCTTACTACGCTGCTTAGCTTACTTTCAAGTACCTTTTCTATTTCTTTAATAACCATTGGAGATGTATTGCTCATAGTTGCAATTCTATAGGCAACTTCACTTTGCGTTTCTTCTGGTAATTCTGCTAACACCTGTGCTGCTCTATCAGGTTGAAGATAACATAAGATTAAAGCTATAGTTTGAGGATGCTCGTACATAATTACATTTAATAATTGATGAGCATCAGCCTTTCTTGCAATTGCAAAAGGTCTATATTGTTGTGTTGCTTCAGTTATTTTTTCTAATATTTCTGAAGCTCTTTGTGTTCCTAAAGCTTTAGATAATAAAGTTCTGGCATACTCAATACCACCCTCAACTATATAATCCTGAGCCCTATTCATCTCCAAAAATTCATCTAATATTTCTGTTCTTTGTTCTGAAGTTACAGATGTTATATTAGCAATTTCATAGGTAATCTTTTGTATATCACTTTCAGGAAGCCTCTTTAAAATAGATGATGATGCTTCAGGTCCTAATGTTATAAATAATATGGCAGCTTTTTGTATTCCAGTTAATTTATTATTATCTCTTGCCATAACATCACCTACCTATCATTTTCATTTAACCAAGACTTTATAATTTCAGCTACTTGCTCTGGCTTTTCTGTAGCATATTTCTTTATTTCATTTTCTATGTGGGTTTTTGGACTAACAACATCAAGATCTAATTTTGGTAGTTCTTGTGTTTTTACTGCTGTATCATCTATGACTACATCTAAAAGATTTTTCTTTTCTTCTTCTTCATTGCTTCTTCTGGCTTTTCTTATTCTCATTATTATAGTTATAATTATTCCAATCAGTACAACTAAACCTAGTCCACCATATATCATTAATTTTTTCATTCTTTCCTGCTCTAATAATTCATTAATTGCATCAATATCATCTTGATTGTCTTCTTTACTTAAGGCGTCAAATTGCATTCCTGTAACAGTTATAGAATCTCCTCTTTCTTTATTAAGCCCTATTGCATTAGCTACTGCATTTTCAATAGCAGTTTGTACATTTTGATCTAAATTACCATCAACAAATACTGTCGCAGTTAATCTTTTTACTTCTCCTGGGGCACTTATAGTTTGAATTTCAGTTTTTCCAGTTTCATAATTAGTTGTAACTTCTTCTCTTGAGGATGTATTTTCACCTGAATTTCCATCTTCATCTATAGTATTTCCCATATTATTATCTATAGGACTCTCACTAATATTTCCTTCTGTAGAATTACTATTTTCCTTTATTGTTTGTTGACTTATTATAACCTTATTAGGATCAATAATTGTTTCAGTTTTTTGTTTTGAATCAAAATCTAAGTCAACATTAACTGAGGTTGTAACTTTATTTTTCCCAACAACAGGTTCTAATAACTTCTTAATTGAATCTTCTAATTCTTTTTCATACTTTTTCTCTAAATCAAAATGTGCTTGAATAGTCTCAGAACTTACCTCTATTCCCTCTGAAGTTTCTAGACCTTCAGTTAATAAATTCATATTACTATCTATAACTTGTACATTTTCTTCAGGAATATTTGAAGAACTTGCTGATACTAAAGCAACAATTGACTTAACTTGTTCTTTTGTTAAACTGTTTCCAGCTGCTAATTTTATGTAAACAGCTGCCTTACCTGGCACTTTATCTTCAACAAAAACAGAATCCTTTGCAGGGGTTATATGTACTCTAACTGTTTCTACTTGCGGAAAACTTTTTATAGTTTTTTCCAATTCTCCTTGATGAGCTCTTAATTGTTTTAAATTAAATTCTTCTTCTGTCATTCCAAAGGAACCACCGTTATCTAATAGTTCATATCCCACGCTTCCACCAGATAATTTAGGTGCTAATTCAAGCCTAAGCTTGTCTACTTCATTCCTTGGAACTAAAATACTTTGTCCCTCCACCTTCATATCTACACCTAAATCGGTTAATTGTGCCACAATATTCTGTGCATCAGTTGGATCTAGGTTAGAAAATAACACCTTGTACTTATTGGCAGAATTGTAAAAAAACAATGAAGCTATAGCTATTAATAAAGCAATAAGGGCAACTATTACTGCAATTCTTACACCTTTACTAAACGCTTTATATTTCTCCAATAGCTTATTGAACATTTCTTTAAGCTTATTCATCAATAGCACTCCTTACTCTTACAATTGCATGTTGGTTAACTCTTTTATCGCATCTACAACTTTATTTCTTACTTGTATTGCTAATTGAAGTGACATTTTAGCTTCTTCCATACTAAGAACCATTTCATGTACTTCTACATCACCACCTGCAATAAATTCATTAGTTATGTTGTCAGCTTCTATTTGCTTTTCATTTA from Clostridium isatidis harbors:
- a CDS encoding flagellar hook protein FlgE — its product is MLKSLYSGISGMKVNQTKLDVIGNNISNVGTTAFKSSTARFSDMLSQNISDAMAPSIKQGGTNAKQVGLGVQLASIANIMTQGSMQPTNRALDVAIDGTGYFMVSKGPTVFDDSLKVNHKVGTHNFVAQGVESASEIFYTRDGAFTLDEEGNLLTANGYRILGYSLTNDDNSKTPTALSPGEVTIDDVDNSLKFNFGPGSQLNGYRFVIGTRDAGTVTSAEVDNNTKTITINGDFTTENALTTAQIEVAVNKALSKAGISQSVKVSSDNANLNTITTNGPSGIITGGTPAESIDDNGNVYFVDATLDLKAYDGELKTLRIPEKVKMPGSDEELRVKSFTIDINGIINGVLEDGRVAALGQIALASFRNAEGLTKNGGNMYSASVNSGEAVIKSGVGTIEDDNSSGYGSTNQGMLEMSNVDLAEQFTDMIVASRAFQAAGKMITTGDEILQEIINLKR
- a CDS encoding TIGR02530 family flagellar biosynthesis protein — protein: MGFRVINGRAYPVGNFQLPEDAGASNLNKKDKLNFNDVLKNEITKTQSDYTISKHAAERLSGLNFTSEDMKAIGRGFKLAENKGSRNSVMLYKDVALIASIENKTLITAVEKERSKENIFTNVDSVVLL
- the fliJ gene encoding flagellar export protein FliJ codes for the protein MAQKFKFSLEKLLDIRKEKEEESKRKFTKTQKEKQETEQRLDALKENYEKYNGIRPGEDLIYQKIKKNYLFALNKGIEQTEKELIAKTKELDIKRKELIEKQIERKTVDILKEKKKVAYYKELDRIEQLQLDEMALYAYVRNNKSIHN
- a CDS encoding flagellar FlbD family protein; this encodes MIEVTAMNNKKFVLNADHIEKIEEVPETLITLTNGKKYIVLESVEEVVDEVLKYKNKIVTYRL
- a CDS encoding flagellar hook assembly protein FlgD, whose amino-acid sequence is MTTSINNYNINRATDRGTRIVKPGEEMNKNAFLTILAAELSNLDPTGNVDSTQYVTQMAQFAQMEQLSNLNSTMTNYANNAMIGRGVVLNAYDNQGVQYTGIVRAVTTTAYGTTISVEVNEDGKNVYKDFDLSSVASVLDVEDTTQASLINLNRNTSFLTATSLINKFVELSEKDDDGNNLVGQVLGVLRDGNTINVRVKLDGTGEIKEFNFEKITKAVGSVEEL
- the fliO gene encoding flagellar biosynthetic protein FliO; the protein is MELAVLMIKLLFALIVVFGLMFILIKISNSKLNKINQGKYIKVLERTNISKDNSIILLKIGNKGYVIGSSSKGIEKIEEISEEEIAVIDKNKEKQKEEVNQQYEEFIKKLNLKFKKLKNKNS
- a CDS encoding OmpA/MotB family protein; translated protein: MAREKKKSEGLSGNEWMSTYSDTVTLLMTFFVLLFVITSQNNESASKVVLEALNGGGSSILQFDLYDGEVPLIGGESDIEGEGVLTKKEQTYKEAKDFLSNNQELKDIVTIEDNERGVLVQLKDNILFESASSQLREDSKMILNKVSDLLSNLDNDILVEGHTDNIPINTYDFPSNWELSADRAVNVVRYFVEARGLDPTRFSASGYGEYHPVAPNDTYENMAKNRRVNILIITSQEGENNG
- a CDS encoding flagellar basal body-associated FliL family protein — protein: MAKNKEDKKSMGKLFLIIFVIIAAIGGGVFAGTYFAMNKSAANEPVYIKEAYYEVGEIFVNLSDEKERRYVKLNLSISYDTLNKDLAAELTEKAVAIKDIANFYFKSCKAKDFEPANEAILKGTLLERINAKLTSGRLIDVYISEIIVQ
- a CDS encoding FliH/SctL family protein; protein product: MQLSYNLIKNKVAVASNNKQIETNYVRKKREEEVDKSKEIEIDIKASYEKLGADIIKKAKSDAESILMESRRNAVEIEREAYENGYVQGKQNGYEDGFDKGYKESIERVKQETKDKVKEKIENAERILALANAEYQRYINEKEKEIVKLAFEMAKAIAGRELKKDEGIMPLIEDILNESKNEENIIIRCNKLHIKPIEDKIEYYKKAYSIKGEIFILEDPLMEEGNAIIEKKSGKAVIGMDIALEKLEEALFK
- the fliI gene encoding flagellar protein export ATPase FliI, which encodes MYIDFDSIKKRVGEVYTKYQEGTVKQVIGLTIEVQGVKAFVGELCTIYNLDNQPIKCEVVGFREDAVLLMPLGELIGVSPGCRVVPERRPLEVRCSDELIGKVLDGLGNPLTEEKIIDGVGYPLENQPPDPLKRKRIKDILPTGVRAIDGFLTVGEGQRIGIFAGSGVGKSTTLGMIAREAEADVNVISLIGERGREVLEFIEKDLGPEGMKKSVVVCATSDKPALIRIKGALTATAIAEYFRDQGKKVILMMDSVTRFAMAQREIGLAIGEPPAQKGYTPSVFAKLPKLMERPGTSDKGSITAFYTVLVDGDDFNEPIADAVRGILDGHIVLSRALAHKNHYPAIDVLNSISRLMSNIAEEKHKVSASYARDLLATYKDAEDLINLGAYVKGSNKKIDLAIKYIESINKFLKQGIEEKSDFNTSINNLISIFNN
- a CDS encoding motility protein A, with protein sequence MKKTDILTGVGLVLGIALVVYGIVEGGPLMLFWDFASLLITGGGSISALLMTYTLSEVKNIGKVFMQAFKEANSSPKEIIVQFTDISKKARREGLLSLEDEINAMEDPFIKKGLQMVVDGVEPELIREILELEIAEMQARHERGAGMFQTWGAYAPAFGMLGTLIGLIQMLANVSDIANITKGMGVALITTFYGSVIANMICLPIYTNLQQKNNKEVEEKEMMLEGILAIQSGVNPRIVEEKLITYLPPKEKLEYLQNNVENDKGVVI
- a CDS encoding flagellar hook-length control protein FliK, which gives rise to MVNLDILNQLKINIQNTDLKSNSSKISNNEIKDKNSFNDLLNKEVNERGIKFKSEKAVVSREKNELKQDTVEKEIVVDKKSLEEVIEKVVKVIDENFDEEEVDLKSISDVLILLSNLLYNDNSINENSYNNLIISDSNCLDINVENDNKSFITNFDINGESIFNDNNQIIDNGIEGILNELFYGNERNSAVLNDAINIAANLDKKNSNLNEATSIIDNLEIIKGLLIEALENNNSLEEDTAFNLKVDNLNDKLIEIVNSLSQEDITSMVNSMNKDEKTELMKALTSIKNNEEASKFDNSHELMSPISIRIASNNEANEDGYEFNLKDEIAEEDKLLLKILGEDDKNSFASLLASVNKSIQNPSEIIVEPKGIYRHTFNSDIIQSVKYMIKNNMEELSIKIYPKELGELTIKIISEEGIMKAELRATSKETYNLLNANLQEIRNNLQEQNIKIQEVSINIYNEDTTFFSGEKQNSSSQNKKSDNKVTGIYSEGELEEEIDLQIMDNNLNILA